GCACAGGGCTGGCTTGAGATCGATGGCGATCGCGTGCGCCCGACCGAGCTGGGACGACGCTTCACCAACGACGTTGTCGAACTTTTCCTGGTCGATGACGGTGCCGATGCCACCTCCGCTGCCCCTGACGGTCCGAACGTGTCGCAGCGCGTCATGGTCGACCACGCCAAGTAGCGCGAGGCCGCGTACGGGCGGTCAACTGGCCGCTGGCGGCCGCCCTCGCCGTTACAACAGTTGGTCGCTCCCTGAGGGACCGCTGGGGCGGGAGGCTGGCGGGGCACGGGGGGACGATGCATGATCGTCCCGATCACACGGTGCCCATAAATGTCCGCAACGTTCGAACCCCTTGGTAGTTCGATCCCTCGGCCTACGCTGGCGTCAGCGGCGTTGCCGAAGCGGGTTCGGCGCGTGCTGGAACATCTTTACGCGCTGGTCTCGGACGAAATGGCGCGCCAGCTCGAACACATGCTCGGCGAATTCGAGCAGCAACTGTTCAAGCACGCCGACCAGGCGCGCACATCGGCGCAGCAGGCCGCGCACCTTGAAACGTTGCGCACGGCCCGACTGAACCGCTCGGACCTGGTCCCGCAATTCCTGGCATTGCTGGAAGGCGAACTGACCACGGTCCGCGACCCGACGCCAACCCAGGAAGCACCGGCCGCCCTGCCCACCTTCCGCGACCTGCGCCTGGTCGATGACGGCGAAGCCGACGAGGCCAACCTGCTGCGCAGCATCGCCATCCGCCACGAGGCACGCGCGGGCCTGCCGCTGCTGCTGCTGGGCCAGCGCTTCGGCGTGCTCGGCGGCGCCCCGGCCTTCGACGCCGATCGCCTGCCGGTCGGCCCCTACCACCTGTGCCGGATCCTGGCCGAGGCCACGCAGTCGCTGCAGATCACGCCGGAAGCGCGGCTGCATCTGTACAAGGTGTTCGACCAGCACGTGATGTCGGGCTATGCGCAGCTGGTCGAAACGATGAACGCACTGCTGGCACGCGAGAACGTGCTGCCGAGCCTGTCGTTCGTGCCGGTGCGCAGCCGCGCGAAGGCCCAGCGCCAGGGGCAGGCACAAGGACAAGGACAAGGACCGGGGCAGGACGAGGCACAAGGGCGGGGACAACGCGAGGATTCGATGGTGCCGCGACGCGGCGCCGACGCCAGCAGTCCACTGTTCGATCCGCTCCGTCCGCACACCGCCTGGCCCGGACAGCCGGTTCCCCGCCATGGCGACGACCACGACTCCTACGTCTCGCTGCAGAACCTGCTCAACGGTCGCCGCGACCTGATGGACAAGCTGCGCACCGGTGGGGACCCCGGCACGCCGCGACCGACCCTGTCGGCACACGACATCTCCAGCGCGCTGGCAGGCCTGCAATCGATGCCGGCGCATGCCACGCCGCCGCGCAACCTCAACGACGTGCGCCAGACCCTGCTCGCGCAGGCGCGGCAACAGCGCGGCGAAGCGGCCACGCTCACGCGCGAGGACGCCGACACCTTCGAGCTGCTCGATCAGTTCTACAACGAGATCGGGCGCGAGCTGCGCAACGATGCCGCGGTCTCCTCGCTGCTCAATCGCCTGCAGGTGCCGCTGCTGCGCCTGGCGCTGCAGGACCAGGCGTTTTTCGTACGCCAGGAACACCCGGCGCGGCAGCTGCTCAACGCCGTCGCCGAGGCGGGCGCGCACTGGCTGCCCAAGGAAGAAGCCGATCCGGCCCTCAACGAACAACTGCGTCGCGCGGTCGATCACGTCGTCGAGCACTACGACGGCGACGACGGCGTGTTCGAGTCGGCCAACCAGCAGCTGCAGGAGCACCTGCGCCTGATGGCGCGCAAGGCCGAAGTGGCCGAACGCCGCCACGTCGAAGCCGCACGCGGCAAGGAAAAGCTGGTGCTGGCCAAGCACCAGGCCACCGAAGCGATCACCGAGGCACTGCACGACCAGAAGCTGCCGAAGTTCGTCCACACCCTGCTGACGCAGGCGTGGACCGACGTGCTGACGCTGACCCTGCTGCGCCACGGCGAGGAATCGGACGAGTGGCAGCGCCAGCTCGAGGCCACGCGCCAGATCATCGCCGCCAACACCGTCGAGAACCGCGCGCCAGCGCCGGAGCCGCTGGGCGAAGACATCGAGCAGGCACTGACCCAGGTCGGCTACCACGTCGACGACGCCGGTGCGATCTCGCGCCAGCTGACCACCGGCCACGCCGCCAACGACGATGCAGCCACCCGCACCGAGCTTGCGCTCAAGCTCAAATCGCGGACGCGACTGGGCGAAGACGAAGCGCCGCGTTCGCAGGAGCCGCAGCCACGCAACCCGCACGAACAGGAGTGCTGGCAGCACCTGCGGACGTTGCCGTTCGGCACCTGGTTCGAGTTCGACCTCGATGCCCCGGGCGAGATCATCCGCCGCAGGTTGTCCTGGTTCAGCCCGCTCACCGACAACGCGCTGTTCGTCAACCAGCGCGGCCAGCGCGTGGGCGAGCAGTCGCTCGACAGCCTGGCGCGGCAGATGGCCGCCGGCCGCGCACGCATCGTCACCGTCGAGAAGAGTCGACTGGTCGATCGTGCGTGGAATGCGGTCGTCAGCGCACTGAGCAACCTGGTTTCCAGCCCGACCCCGCAGCAGGCCAGCGCATGACGCTCGTGGTGACTGAGCACGCCGCAACCAGCCACGCCTCCAGGGAGGGTGCATGAACGAAGAATTCCGCCGCGCCCGCCGTCGCTCGATCCAGGAGCCGGTGCAGGTCGTCGACACCATGACCGACACCGTGGTCGGGCAGCTCAGCAACCTGTCCGAGAGCGGCATGCTGCTGATCGCCACCGCGCCGTTGGTCGACGATGCGCTGTACCAGCTGCGCTTCAACCTGCGTGGCACACCGCACCAGACCTCGCCGATCGAGGTTGGCGCGCACCTGCTGTGGCAGGACAAGACCAGCACCCCGGGCCAGACCTGGTCGGGTTTCCGCTTCATCACCATGCTCGAGAGCGAGCTGCAGCAGCTGCGCAACTGGCTGGACACCGGCAACGGCCACCCGGCCTGAACGCCTGGCCGCGTTCACGCGGCACAGCGGCGGGACATCGGTGGCAACGGGCAAGCGCGGCAACGGCGCCTGCCGCGCCGATGCGGCAAAATGGGCCGGTCCCCGCCCCCTCGCCGCATACGCATGAGCACGCTCGCCACGCTGTACCCGCAACACCTCGCCGAACTGCACCGCCGCACCGAACAGGCCCTGGCCCGCGGTGGCTTCGATCATCTGGTCGTCCCCAGCGGCACCTCGCACTACCAGGTGTTCGACGACCGTGACTACCCGTATGCGGTCAACCCCCAGTTCAAGGCCTGGCTGCCGCTGACCCGCGCGCCGGGCAGCTGGCTGGTGGCCACGCCCGGACAGAAGCCCAAGCTCATTTTCCTGCAGCCGTTCGACTACTGGCACGTCGTGCCGTCGGCGCCGAGCGGCTACTGGGCCGAGCACTTCGACATCGTCGTGATCCGCAAGCCCGACGAGGCGCTGC
Above is a genomic segment from Lysobacter sp. S4-A87 containing:
- a CDS encoding DUF1631 domain-containing protein; this encodes MSATFEPLGSSIPRPTLASAALPKRVRRVLEHLYALVSDEMARQLEHMLGEFEQQLFKHADQARTSAQQAAHLETLRTARLNRSDLVPQFLALLEGELTTVRDPTPTQEAPAALPTFRDLRLVDDGEADEANLLRSIAIRHEARAGLPLLLLGQRFGVLGGAPAFDADRLPVGPYHLCRILAEATQSLQITPEARLHLYKVFDQHVMSGYAQLVETMNALLARENVLPSLSFVPVRSRAKAQRQGQAQGQGQGPGQDEAQGRGQREDSMVPRRGADASSPLFDPLRPHTAWPGQPVPRHGDDHDSYVSLQNLLNGRRDLMDKLRTGGDPGTPRPTLSAHDISSALAGLQSMPAHATPPRNLNDVRQTLLAQARQQRGEAATLTREDADTFELLDQFYNEIGRELRNDAAVSSLLNRLQVPLLRLALQDQAFFVRQEHPARQLLNAVAEAGAHWLPKEEADPALNEQLRRAVDHVVEHYDGDDGVFESANQQLQEHLRLMARKAEVAERRHVEAARGKEKLVLAKHQATEAITEALHDQKLPKFVHTLLTQAWTDVLTLTLLRHGEESDEWQRQLEATRQIIAANTVENRAPAPEPLGEDIEQALTQVGYHVDDAGAISRQLTTGHAANDDAATRTELALKLKSRTRLGEDEAPRSQEPQPRNPHEQECWQHLRTLPFGTWFEFDLDAPGEIIRRRLSWFSPLTDNALFVNQRGQRVGEQSLDSLARQMAAGRARIVTVEKSRLVDRAWNAVVSALSNLVSSPTPQQASA
- a CDS encoding PilZ domain-containing protein is translated as MNEEFRRARRRSIQEPVQVVDTMTDTVVGQLSNLSESGMLLIATAPLVDDALYQLRFNLRGTPHQTSPIEVGAHLLWQDKTSTPGQTWSGFRFITMLESELQQLRNWLDTGNGHPA